The Trinickia caryophylli genomic sequence GCGCAGTGGATTGCGCCTGCGCAAAGCAGGCAAGGAAGTACAGCGCGAATGCAGCCGCGCACATCACCGGTGCACGCAGCGCATGCGGCACGGAACGACTGCACGGAAAACGTATGCGCGAAACGCACATGGGCACGCATGCGGAAAATTGGACGCGCAAATAAAAAGCGCTGTTGGATCCTATCCAACAGCGCTTTCGTCCGGGCACTGAGTGCCTCGCTTGTCTCCTCGTTCTCCACCTGCAAATTCGGTGCATCAGAACTGGAACGAAGATTAAACGTCCGCGTCTGCTGCGACAACCTAGCACTTTCCCTAGTGGTGCAAGCTCGCACGCAATTAGCGCATCTACGCGCGCAATGTTCGCACGCGCGCGATGACCTCGCCGACGATGCCTCGCCTGAATGCGAGCACACAGACGATGAAGATGAAGCCGACCACGATCGTCGTCGATTCGCCAAGCGTCGAGAACCAGTCGATGCCTGTGAGCGACGCGAGTGCCGTACCGATATCGCCGAGCCGGTCCTCGAGAATCACGATCAGCGCGGCGCCGAGCACGGGCCCGAAAAGCGTGCCCATGCCGCCCACGAGCGTCATCAGCACGACGAGCCCCGACATCGTCCAATGCGCGTCGCTGAGCGTCTCGAACCCGAGCACGAGCACCTTCAACGCGCCGGCGAATCCCGCGAACCCGGCCGACAACACGAACGCGAGCAGCTTGAAGCGATCGGTGTCGTAACCGAGCGAGATCGCACGCGGCTCGTTCTCGCGCACGGCGGTCATCACTTGCCCGAACGGCGAATGCACGATGCGCACGATGAGCAGGAACGCAAGCACGATCGCCACGAGCACGACGTAGTACAGCGTGATGTCGGGCGACAGATCGATCAAGCCGAACAGCCGGCCGCGAGCCACGCCCTGCAGGCCATCCTCGCCGTGCGTGAATGGCGCCTGCAGATAAATGAAGTAGACCATCTGCGCGAACGCCAGCGTGACCATCGCGAAATAGATGCCCTGCCTGCGGATTGCGAACAGGCCGACGACGAGGCCGAGCAGCGTTGCGGCAGCCGTGCCCGCCAGCACGCCGACGAGCGGCGAAAAGCCGAGCGACTGAATCGCATAACCCGCCACGTAGCCGGCTGTCGCGAGAAACATCGCGTGTCCGAAGGAAAGCAGCCCCGTGTAGCCGATCAAGAGGTTGAATGCCGCGGCGAAGAGCGCGAAGCAGAGCACCTTCATGACGAAGACGGGGTAGACGCCCACCCACGGTGCGACGAGCAGGCCCGCGAAGAGCAAGCCGTAAAGCGCCTTCCTTTGCATTACCGCTCCTTGCCGAAAAGGCCTGCCG encodes the following:
- a CDS encoding branched-chain amino acid ABC transporter permease — encoded protein: MQRKALYGLLFAGLLVAPWVGVYPVFVMKVLCFALFAAAFNLLIGYTGLLSFGHAMFLATAGYVAGYAIQSLGFSPLVGVLAGTAAATLLGLVVGLFAIRRQGIYFAMVTLAFAQMVYFIYLQAPFTHGEDGLQGVARGRLFGLIDLSPDITLYYVVLVAIVLAFLLIVRIVHSPFGQVMTAVRENEPRAISLGYDTDRFKLLAFVLSAGFAGFAGALKVLVLGFETLSDAHWTMSGLVVLMTLVGGMGTLFGPVLGAALIVILEDRLGDIGTALASLTGIDWFSTLGESTTIVVGFIFIVCVLAFRRGIVGEVIARVRTLRA